CATGaggttatatatttatttatgagttCTATATGGAAGATTTACATAAATAGCAAGGGATtatcagtttttcaagtgaatGGCAAGCATGAAGGGATTCCAGAGCACACACTCTGcactttacatttcttcatttaacagaacactatgtagtgttacgagcccacacacctcattcagccaaggtgatttacactgcaatatacaccacttacaaggagtcactcatccatacatcactgaaacacattctgtcactcatacactataggtgacttagagtcaccaagcTACCTGgccagcatgtccttggactgtgggaggaaaccagagcacccagaggaaacccacagagacacggggaaaacatgcaaactccacacagactgagtggggatcaaaccaacatcATCTcacacccaagcactgtgagacaccaggactaattgctgtgccaccacgtcaCCCCAAATGACTTCTAAATGAAGGCCGTATAGGACAATCTCATCCACAAAGAACACATTGTATACATCCACACGCATTAACACCCTCTCGTTCAAGAGCCATCTTCACACAGGAGTGCTTCAGGGAGAAAATAGCAatgctgtgtatgtttttttcttttttaacttttaattaaaagaagcAGATTTGATCACTACACTCGGTAAATCCATGGTATTCCCTGGGTAGCGACCTCGGTAGACGAGTGTTGAAGCAGCAATTTTAGCACCTTAATGAGAAAAGCTCATAAACACTGAGATGGAATTAAGTGGTCCTTGCCCCACCTGCTAAGAATGTATATGAAGcaggcatacacacacagtgtgcatCACTGGTATTGAATGTGGGAGTGTTCATTACACACTGTGGCACATTTCAGTCCTGGATACCTTCCAAGCCATGGAAGCAGAGGAAATCAGACAACTGTGGGGAGAAGAATGGCAACCTGGGTACAACATCTTATTTGTGCATCACCTCAGAGCTGGACAGCATAGAGCTTAAAAAGACATACTTTTATTATGACGAttgtcctgtcagttcctggaGAAGCAAAATATGGCATGTAATGGTAAAGGAAacatgatggactggcatcctgtccagggtgggAAGCTCCTCCGTCGCCCTTGAGCCCAATGCTCCGATTCACCGCAACtcagctcaggacaagtggctattGAAACTGGATGCATGAATAAAGCAAACATAGAAATGCCTTATTATATCGCTCACATAGGGAGGCAAAGTATAGTTATAGCACACAACAGTTACAATATTTCCAGCTTTATTTGCGAAGTTTCGTTGTAATAAATGTCTCGTGTGTAATAAGGGTAGCTAAAGTCATAAGAATTCGATAGACAAATTCTACTTGATTTAAATATTAGCAAAAGTGCCCTACAATAGGCGATTTAAGAAGCTGAGGCCACAATAATATGGCAATCTCAGCAAATTAATAAGGCAACTTTGCCTGCTGCACAGAAAAATGTGTCTAATTACGTATCCCGCTTGGGAAAGAGGCTAATCGAGAGGTGTACTCTAGGCCGGGAAGGTAGTTTTCATTAGAAGATGGGAAGTAGAGGGCGGAGAGCATCAGGGCCGTCTTCCAAACTGCACCACCAATTAGGGGCACCCATGGAGACTTTGTTCATCCCACAAGCCCAATGGCTTCATGCCATATTCAAGATCCAGAGAGGTTAAACAGTCCAACAGGCCCATCGGCCAACATCATTAATTGCCTTCAAACAAAGGAGGTCATACAGATTTATCACACCTAATTAAACGCATGCTCCTCTAATATAAAAAGTTTTGTAGCAGGCCAAAATCGCTACACCCTGTGcacaaaaatctaaaatatgctattttgaaacattatttttcaccgaaattatttactcagttttatatttattgactGAAGGAGATATAATATCAAGGAAAATGAACACAGATTTTGATGTAAAATAGccatatttaatgtttaattgttttcGGAAAAAATTTTCACAACTGAAAATGGCACTAAAATATAATATAGGGCTTCAGTTCAGTTCTTGATGGATTCTCATGCATCATGTATAATGTCTAGCTCTTTGTGGGGTGGAGGTGACCACATGGGCGAGACAGAGGCACAGGACAGCAGGGCTTTCAAACAAAACTAGGCTTTTAATTAGAAAAGTCACACAGAAAAGGAGGACATGGTCCCATTAAGTACTAAACTCAAAACACTGTGGGGAAAACAGCAACATAAATTCAGCTTCTCACCTTAATCCAGAGAAAGAAAGTGTTACCTGTGCTTTTCAAGGatctcttcttcttccctctcaaaaagctgttttatacctcaataataataacacttaTGTACAGGCATGTTACTGGAGCTTTTCATCCCCATCCTGCAAAGTGGTTTCCACTTCCTAACAGCTTATGAAAGCTTGCAAATCAGAACCACAGATCTGTACACCTCCCACCATTTGTTTGAAATGCCTTTCAGCCGTTGACAAATGGACTAAAGCAGCAGATGATCTCCAGTGTAATACCGCATCTTTACAACTAAAACTTAAAACTGAAGATtcaaataagttaaaataaaaaaatgcaagattTGCAAGAACCAGGTGAGATTGTAATATAAAACATTCCAGAATATGGCAGACTTTTTTCCAATGAAACAAGATGAGGATTATGTTAGGAAGCCAATGAGAGGCTGGAAGAAGAGACCCAGCGTTCCCAGGACACAGATGAGAACAAAGACCCAGAGGAAGATCCGGTCGATGACCATGGCTACATACTTCCAGTCATCTTCAGTCTAGGAGAGAGAGGAACTAGAGAGTCATATAAACTACGTAGAATCTATGcagaatttcacaaaaaaaaaaaaaagtaaaagcattGCTGATCAATAAGAAAGGAAGACATAGGAAGTGAATGTGAACTGAAACAAAACTGTTCTAAACGGCTTCAAAAACTATAATGCAAGATGAGGGGAtgcagaaaagcagaagagTTGAACTGACATAAagcaaaaaattttaagaaTGTGAATTTGCAGTTATAAATTGCAATCAGtcaataattttcaaaaatagagaaaaaaccaaataatttaatattctaATATCATTCAACAATTGAAAAGAATATATTTTCCTACATGAAAAGTTATTTTAGTGTGAAGAACCCTGGGCTTTTCTTTTACGCCGGCCAAATTGGTTCTTTAGACGCATCATCGCCTCTTTGTGAATGAACAGAAATGGTGAAAAGGCTTTAAATTGTTGCTAAACCAGTGCATTTCAGTGAAAACGAGGTAAAAATAATGGACAAAACAGGACTTTTGCTGTCAACATTTGTTGTTCCTTCATTCTTTTAATGGTATTATTAGCGATATTATTCCAGGACAGCAGAGCAGTCACTACTGAATTCATCTAAgtattgaaaaattaaattgattatTAATTCTAGTTGAGATGAAGCTAAGTGTTTtgaattgtaaaatattgtataaataaTTCTAACTACGTATTACTCCTTGTTAATTCATCACTAGTAATCATCTTGTTTTGTTCCACCGTTGTGTTGCGTTCAAGGTTGTATGATGTGCAACTTACAGTGGGTTAAACTGCAATAATATGTGAAGAAAGCGTTTCAAGGTGTTTCCAGGTACGCTATAATTTATCACATAAGATATTCAGATAAATGTGATGCCGTTATAAAGTCCTGGTATTAAGAAttgatgtttatttattttgcttatacttttctccagaatgacatGGAATATTAACTAACACTGATTAacccgtttatacagccagATAAATCTTACTATATAAATTCGGGGTATATACGTACCATCACGATGTGGACCTGAGTTGTtcaagtggaaggcagcagctctgagcatTACACCACCTTTCCAAATTCTCCTTATTTTCAACCCATAAAGTGTTTATTTCTTCAATAACTGTGTTAACTTAACCATTGAATAGCGCTCATTTCAAACGAGAAATGTGCTCCAGTCAATAACGTTTCTTCTATTACCGGTGAATTTCAAGACTTGTAGCTATGTACTGAAAAGAAGCACAAATGCATCACCTGTTTGGCTTTGTTGCGGCTCCGCATGTTCTCCGCGATATACTTGACACTCTCGATGGCCTGCTTGATCTCGGGTGAGACCACGGAGAAGGCTACCACCGTGTTGACCGGCTGGTTGCTCAGCTGCCGGCTCGGCTTCCCGGCGTCGGTTTCAGGGGTGTCCTTGCCATGCTTGCAGGGGCATTTCTTGGTCTCTATGGGTGCCTTGGCCTCGCCATACTCCAGGCAGTTCACGGGCGTACCCTGCTGCGAGGTGCTGCCCCTGCGCTTCCTCCCGGCCCCAGCCCCACCCCTGGCCTCTTGGTTATCAGCAGGTCGGCGCATGAACATGACCCGTGGCAGCATACCCAGGAAGACGGTGCGTACCCAGCTTGGCATGGTATGTGTCGTCGGTGTGCGGTAGTGCACATTGAGTACAAAGACAGTGATGACGATGGAGAGTGTGACGAAGATCATGGTGAAGAGGAGGTACTCGCCAATGAGAGGGATGACCAGTGAGGTAGAAGGGATGGTCTCAGTGATGACCAGCAGGAACACAGTGAGGGAGAGGAGAACGGATATACAAAGCGTGACCTTCTCGCCACAGTCCGAAGGCAGGTAGAAGACCAGTACGGTCAGGAAGGAAATAAGCAGGCATGGGATGATGAGGTTGATGGTATAAAAAAGTGGGAGACGGCGGATGTAAAAGGAATAGGTGATGTCAGGGTAGATTTCCTCACAGCAGTTGTACTTGATGTCATGCTTGTACCCCGGGGCATCGATGATCTCCCACTCCCCACTCTCCCAGAAGTCCTTCAGGTTGACCTTTGATCCAATCAAGACCAGGTCAATCTTGGCCTTGTCGTAGGTCCAGGATCCGAACTTCATGGAACAGTTCTGGTAGTCGAAGGGAAAGTAAGTTATGTCCATCGGACAGGAGCTTTTGAAAATGGCCGGTGGGACCCAGGTCACAGTTCCGTCAAATTTCAACAAcgcttttgttttgtcctccaCCAGGAAGTCCCCCACAGCACTGATGCAGAGAGAAGGATCATATTGagcattaaaaacacatgttCCATCACAGATTTTTGACTCGATCAAAATGCTCTCTAGGAAAGGAGAGACATTAACAATGACTCTACTCATGAATACAGCACTCTTACTTGTTATACAACACGATGTCAGGCCTCCATATTTTGTTAGATGGGACGCGTATAAATTCAATTCCATCATACTCAGAGGGAACCCACTTCAGCTTGTAGTCGTTCCAAATCTAAAAGAGCAAACGATAGCAAAATGGAGCATTTGGCATTTTAATTTGGTTAAAAAAGGGCAAATGCTTCTATTCATATAGTGTTTTTGAGTAGTATAGCGTTTTCAAAATGTCTGATGACTGAAATAAACCATTCAAGGTTATTTACTAATTGTGTGCAAtggtattttacagttttaaatgcCAGAGGAAGGGTGGGGGTGATGGTGTATATGTAAATAACCCTAATACATTTCCAGTTTACGGTGCTTCGACTGCAAGACCTAGAAATATgggtggagaaaatgcaaatgaggaCCTAACTAGATTTATGCATGGGGTATTATCGCACGATTATTTTAAGACGTTCGAAACCAGGCTGTAACTGTCCTCCTAAGCTTAGAAGAATATGAAAATGAGAGCGACCCAGTGGGATTGTGCCGAAAGGAAGGAAAGGCACAATTTA
Above is a genomic segment from Scleropages formosus chromosome 5, fSclFor1.1, whole genome shotgun sequence containing:
- the LOC108930790 gene encoding neuronal acetylcholine receptor subunit alpha-3-like; its protein translation is MSSAAGKGTLLLLFAVLLTEECFSSKGEDRLFHRLFRRYNPYIRPVENVSDPVTVEFEVSISQLVKVDEVNQIMETNLWLRHIWNDYKLKWVPSEYDGIEFIRVPSNKIWRPDIVLYNNAVGDFLVEDKTKALLKFDGTVTWVPPAIFKSSCPMDITYFPFDYQNCSMKFGSWTYDKAKIDLVLIGSKVNLKDFWESGEWEIIDAPGYKHDIKYNCCEEIYPDITYSFYIRRLPLFYTINLIIPCLLISFLTVLVFYLPSDCGEKVTLCISVLLSLTVFLLVITETIPSTSLVIPLIGEYLLFTMIFVTLSIVITVFVLNVHYRTPTTHTMPSWVRTVFLGMLPRVMFMRRPADNQEARGGAGAGRKRRGSTSQQGTPVNCLEYGEAKAPIETKKCPCKHGKDTPETDAGKPSRQLSNQPVNTVVAFSVVSPEIKQAIESVKYIAENMRSRNKAKQTEDDWKYVAMVIDRIFLWVFVLICVLGTLGLFFQPLIGFLT